TATATGTCCAAAGTATTGATCACCGGGGGGTGCGGGTACATAGGCTCGCATGCCAACAAGCTGTTAAGCGAAAGCGGCTGCGACACCGTGGTGCTGGACAATCTGGTCCACGGCCGCCGGGAGTTCGCCCAGTGGGGCCGGTTCGTTAAGATGGACCTGACCGACCGGGAGGGCCTGGAGAAACTTCTGGCGGCGGAAAAGTTTGACTCCGTGCTGCACTTTGCCGGGTATGCCTATGTAGGCGAGTCGGTGACGGATCCGGCCAAGTACTACCAGAACAATGTGGCGGGAACCCTTAACCTGCTGGCGG
This genomic window from bacterium contains:
- a CDS encoding GDP-mannose 4,6-dehydratase, yielding MSKVLITGGCGYIGSHANKLLSESGCDTVVLDNLVHGRREFAQWGRFVKMDLTDREGLEKLLAAEKFDSVLHFAGYAYVGESVTDPAKYYQNNVAGTLNLLA